The genomic stretch AACAATCGATTATATCAATATTTTGCTGTGTTATGACGCAGCAAATGGTTTTAAACTGCATAAGCATTACATATGACAAGTAAAGATAACCAGCACTCTGAAGCATGAATAGATCCTACAGTAAATTTAGGATACATTAGCCTTGTCTTGAACAGTATCTGAATGTCTCAATGTGTAATACAAAAGAATGTTCCCATCATCATTTGTTGAACAAGAAAGCATTTGTGCAATTTTTGGCAACATTACACAGAAAAACAGTGAAGTGTTATTATTTTCTTAAATGTTAAGCCTTTGTAACATTGGCAGTTATTTATACGAATGTACAGAATTACAGAATAAACAATGTTGACAACATACAAAATGCACATTAAGGAGTTTATGGAAGTAATCCATCAGTTTGCAAAAATAAATCTTTGTTCACAATGGAATATGTTATAAAGGTATTGAGATCAATTTGTTTCCCTGTTGTTTTCCAAGGCACTTTTCTTGGTTCTGGGGATATCTTAATTTATTGTTGTCACCTGTAAAACAAGATTGTTGCATTTTGTACTCACAAAGATTTTGATTTAAGAAAGTAGAACAAGTCCTTTTAAAGTTGTGTATAGAGCCTGCCACATGCTTATCCATGGAACAATGAAAACCTGATCTATGGTTTCATAACTTCATTTGATAGGTTGGTTCATGAGTGTGATTGTTTCTTAATTCCATTTATGTTGTGAaaatgacagcaaattctggtacatttcaacatttgcatGAAAGTGTGAACATACAGTggataatttattttatttcttgTTAATGCTTTATGTCAGGGCTCACTTCCATAGAAACATAGTGCACCTTGCGATTGCCCAACCATGTGGTTAGATTTCTGCTGCTGCTGTAGTTAGACCCCAAATAGTCCACATTACTATGATGCACTACTAGGTTCAAAGTTTTCCCATGTGCCACAAAATCAGCTGCTACTGCTCAGTGCTTCACATTACCAGTTCAGTTACATAAAGTGCACTACTTTGCATCTAAGTATCAAAAGTATGGTTATATTGTTCCAGTCCATATTTGTGACAATTTAATAGCAGAAGTTGGTTAACTCCTATGTAAGATGTCAGTTTGGGTTCCTGATTTGCTGGCTATTCAATTTGCTTACCAAATGTGGGTGAGTTTTATCAGTTGCATAGTTACATGGTAGTGAGACATTCCATCTCAAAATAAAATCTGAGTCCTATTTGCTGCAATTGAAATGTCCTTCCATAAAACTAATGGTACTGTAACAATTATTGCAACTGTAAAACCATTACACTCTTCCAGCTGAAAAGGGTGGTATAGGGAGGAGCAGCATCCATAGGAATTACAAAATGTCAGAAAAATGTAAATTAGAAAAGTCTCATATGTTAGTTAGTGGAGCTCACCAAGGATCGTCATAACTGGAATTCAAATTGTGTATTACAATCGAAAAATTGTATCCCTACTCAATTTTATAAAGCTTAGTGAGTGTAGAGTGATTAATCAATGATGAAAGGAAGTTATTGTTTTCTCACTGAATTATGCACAAAAGTGCTGCGTATACGTAGAACAATATTACTTATCTGTGGCCATTACCATCTAAGTGTTCCTGAATCCCAACTAAATATATTTATCTTGCGAATGACATTATCTCCACCGTGTTACAGAAGCCTGAAGATGCCAGAATGGAAGTCATGGGCATGTTGCCTGTTATTTAGGACAAATGTGAATGGCGATTAATATTTGTTTCCTCCTACGGTCTATATTATTTAGGTATCATATGATATGTCCTTTCCTAACCCATGCATTCGAGTGCTCAATGGGATTGTGTCTCTCACCGATTAGTGAGGTAGAAACATGGAAGTTCAACGTTCGATTGATCACATACTAATTACTCAGGGCTAGATCTTCCACTTTCAAGATGCGTGGGCCGACCTATTGATTATAAAGCTATGTAGAATGATGTGTGCGCCAACTGCTGCCATCTCTATTAATCTTTAATTAAGCCGTAGCCATGGCAATTAGTGTTGCCTTGTATAGCACAGAACACCATTAAGGATGGCAAAACATTGCCAAGAGACCTTTAATATTGCAGCTATTTGCATTTTGAGTAACTTACAACTGACCCAACATTATATTGGATAACTAAACAGAGTGAAATTGTAGACTTCTACTGAGGCACAGAAATGTTCTTGTTTTATTATTTACACCTTTAGAACAGCCAACAGCTGTCAAAATATTTggaaagttattttaaaattcacgtgCAAATTCACGCCTCCAAAAGATGTTTGAAGTATATTAGAGCTGAATTATTTACGGGCCTTTATAGACTAAATATGAAACTAATACGAGGAGCTGAACGGAAAGCAGCACTGGTTTTACTGGTAACGAAGTACCATCCGTCTGGAATGGATGCTAATTAAAGTGTTGCATTTAGCAGCTAATCGATGTTGGCTGAAGGACAGACTTACAATTGAAATATATGGTCTGCATGTAGTGTTAGTGTCCGATTAATGTAAGAAGTGTCTTTATAACGGAATAGTTCCTCCTAAAGCAGCATCTCCCGACTGCCACGCTgacacctccccccactccccccaaaaaTGTCAAAACGGAAACTTTAGGATGTCCGCCTCTCCCAGCAAAGCTGTTTAAATATCGCAGGAAGTCAGTAAGTTAATAACACTTACCATTAATTGAATTTAGCCTTTCACACACATCGGACTGACTGCCAATCTTGTGAGAAGTCTGGCACATCTTTTATAATCTACCAGAAGAGCATGTCGTCATTAGCGTTGCATACACTAGCAAACATCGTATGTAAACACATGGTCCTAAATGCACACTCCTTTTAACATAGATTGTACATTCTATGCACGACTAGCTCCTTTGGAAATAGTCCGATAAGTATGGTTAAATCCTTAAGAGGTCTGGTCAGTTTTCTTTACCTTAGCCTCTTTGATGAGTTGCTGGATTCTGCAACCATGTTTATTTAATTCccataaaaatatataaattgacTATACTGGTAATAGGAATCACGACAACCCATCCATGCGGAACCATTCTCTATGGAATTATTGAGGATTCCCGTGAATCCAGAAGGATGTATGTAAACTGATGGGTCAATTCTAATTTTACAAGCTGGGCTTGTAACGCGTCTGTATTCTTTAATTTACCATTACAGAAATGGTACAAATCGTTAACATTTTCTCAAACGATAAAATATCATCTGAATCCGACCGTAGTGTATTTTTCATGGTAACCATTTTTAAGCTATTGGTAAATACCAACTCTAGAGCGGTTAAAATACCAAGTTTTAGAATTATGTTTAATGCAATAAAACATGAGCGAAACCAATTGTAAGTCCGCAGTATTGATTTTGCTTTGTCCCAGCAGTCAACATttgataatgatgtggagatgccggtgatggactggggtggacaaatgtaaggagtcttacaacaccaggttatagtccaatagctttatttgaaataaaactgttggactataacctgatgttgtaagactcctaacatttgataagatcaattCCGCACCATCCCTTAACTTGATCGAATCAAAcgtgttgctacttttaggaCATACAATGGAGATATCTGAACATAGTTTGTATTGAGCCTATCAGAAATTATCTTTGCAATTGGTCGCAATGATGATTTTACTAACATATCAGTGAAGTCTAGACTTAATCCTCCGTTATCGGCCTGCATGTAGCAACGCACGCTTCTTCCCAGTAACCGACGGCTCACTTCACCGCCAAGTTTAAGACAAATTGTGTCAAGGAGGCTGTGAGTGGCAAACTGCAATTCGTTTGTTACTTCCACACTGCCTTTTTTTGCTTCCCCTGAAGCTGAGCTAACTTAAGTTGTCATATCTCACAGAAACTGCAAATTCATGTCAACTTGAGACAGCTAAGCTTTGATCAGACTGGAGTTCCAGTCCTCTCTCCAAAAGTGAAAAGTGCTCCCATGTGTCAATTACAGTCAATCTGCTATTGGGATGGCGCCATGAATGGGACAAGTTCTAAACACCAGCGGACGTTTGTAATGTATTTTTTGTGACATCTCTACCTAAAtcaattcaccccccccccaccccgcctagaAAATGTATTCATGCAGGTTCGATATGGTTCAAACTCAAAGTGGAAACTACTGAGTCTGGACCCCATGACCCCAACATTAAAAAGTCCTGatgaatggtcatcgacctgaaacggtaactctgtttctctctccacagatgctgcctctgggtgtttccagcagtttctgtttttatttcagatttccagcattcggagtattttgctttttgtttacattaaaaaaaactcactttGGGAAAGCGATAAAAGTAAATAAAGACTTAATGTTGAAAAAACAGTCACTTTTACTGTAAAATGTAACACTGCCGGTCTGACTGTGAAGAAGGGGTGCACTTACATGCTGGTATGGTGCAATCCCTGGTGTTGTGGTACACCCGATGGAAGTGTTTGTTGCACCTGGGGCTGAAGTAAAGAGGACCTGAAAGAAAACCAGCAGTTGTTTAAAATCGGCCGATACTTATCTAGCAAAAGACCACACAGGGAAACTGAAAGGGTCCTTACCtgttaaatgttttaaaaatttgtCTTTCATCTTCCTCAGATCTCTAGGTACTATTTCTGTTGGGGAAAAAATTAAGAACAAAATATTCTTAGTGACTTTTGGCTTTGGTCAAGTTAAAGCAATAAATTCACAAAACATTGCTATTTTAATAACTTGGAATAGATGCTTTAACTATATTTACTCTGGCCTTTTCGGATGCGTGTTGGGAGTAGTAGTTTCGGATTTGTACTTTCAACAGACAACTTCATAAAATATTGACATGTATGTGGCAGAGAACCGGGTCTGCAGAAAATGCAGTTTACAGGAACGCAAAACAGCGGAACATTAGCACTTTCCATCTGTTCTAATGTTAAGAGACCATTCGCAGCGGATTCAGAAAGCGCCAGTTTATGGAAAATCGGAACAATATCTGAGTGGCGTAAATCGGGAATGACAGAGATCACAGTGTAGCTTCCTTCCAATGTTGTAACAGcgggaagttttttttaaaaactacttcATGATATTTTGGAAGGATCACGCTCTAACTGTTTATATATCCCTCTCTATCAGTCCCTGGCAGataaacaaatataaaaaataatGAAATGTATTAGGGGAAAAAAAGGTATTCCGACTGCTGTATAATACACGTAAAACGCTCATCATGTCACCAGCATGAAAAGGCAGCATTACTCAGTCAGTAGCGCTGTCGTGGTTATAAAGTACAATGGCACCGACTCTCCATCCGATCTCCTGAAAATCAAATGGCCAGTGTCCTCAAGTCACCCCTTGCAAGTTTGTATCCATTCATAAAATGTGCCTAGTTGCATTTGTAATGATTTGCCGCTTCGTTTTCGTCTCCCTCTGAATTCAGCTTCGCTTGGTGTTCCGCGTCCCACAAACCCAGCGCCCCCTTTCCATGTCTCTATTCTAAACTATCATCATTAGAAAGGCGAGCAGTTTTGACCATTCGCGTTCCCATAGGACTACAACATCAATCGGTTATGTTACTTAACCCCTACCCAAAACCCCATAGCCCACCACAGGGATCCATTAACTCAACGCCCTTTTTTGGTTCTATTCTGTAATGCATACAAAAAGATAAATGTATTACCATCCATAATGTACGGCCCTAACTTAGTAACATGAAAAAAAACATCATTCGTGTATAGATAACTACACAAAATGGACCAAAAGCACTTACCAACCCTCTCCTCCTTATGATCGACATCATAGTCAGGTAATTCCTGAGAATCAAAAGTAGAAGCGACGCGTTGTGGGAAATAGTTAACATCATTGGTTTCCTCCTCGTGGTGCTTTTGTAACTGATTTATGATTTCCAACATTAAGTTAAGGAGGGTTTTGCTGTCCTGTAACTCCGTGAAATCTGTCCTCTCTTTGCAATATCCAGCTGTGATTATTAGAAGTACAAGTCCAAAGAATAACGGCGACCTCAGTCCGTTCATTTCTGTTGAAATCAGATTGAAGGCTCCCAACCACGACTTGTAGcactgaaagagaaaaaaaaaccggCATGATGATCTTTAACAGCTTTGTTAGATAACCGCAAGGGTATGCCAAGCCACTCATAACTGTGCTCTTCACTTTCATTTACAGTAATCACTTTACTGGTTTTCCGGGATTGGAAATCAAGCTCTTCTATGGTTTAAGACCGAATCAAAGCTTGTTGGGATTGCCGTCCAATGAGCATATTATTGTTGCTTATCCTCACCTAAACTTTTAAAAGAAATGCACATTTGGTAAAAGTCGCCAAAGTGCATATAATTCTACTGTTGCTCTGCTATTTTGCAAGGGATGGCTCGAAAATCCGGCAAAAGAAACATTAAGCATTTTCTGCTTTGCCTAATTGCATCAACATATTTCAAAATAGCATCTATAGAATCAACATGTAAATTTCAGACGAAAAGAATTTCATACATTTACCTTTAAACGCGGGTTCACAAAATGTACCTTGCTTCCTTTTTCTCCTTACAATTCGTGTCTTTTTTTTCTGTCACCGTTCAGAAAAGGTAGAAACTTGCTCACCAAATAAATAATTTCTCCCGGTGTGTACTTTATTCCATAAACTACACCATTTCAGCCGTGCCTCCAAGCGCAGGCCCTTATATAGTATATGATGCATGTGGTAGTTCAATATGATATTATCGACTTGAGGTGGGTGGTAAACAATAAAAGTCCACTTGGCAACCTTTGTTCGGTAAGTTTCGTTAGATCTTTCCCAGCCTTTTACTGACTATTTGCAGACGTAATCGGTCCCACCGGATTACCCCGGCGTGTCTTTAATTGGAAACGTGTTAACGCTGTTTGAAAAATTCATCCTTCCCGATCAGACACTCCTTGAATTGCATTATTTTCGTCTGCCCGGATGATGAGACCGTCTCTGACTGACAACGCTGCGTGGATACcaggaactttttttttctccttttccttttCTTAAGTAAGAAGACCGGTAACTGACATTATATTCCTGTCCCTCGCAGCTTATTTGATGATCCCCAGGATATGATTTCTGATAAACATATTGCTTTCTCTAAGTCTAATTTCCTACGTGACAAATGATTGGAGACGCAATGAtaaggatgatagttaaaggcggcaggaagtgttttttttaaatatgtatTTTACTGTGTAGTCGCTCCGCAGTCCACATAGGTCTGCTCAAAGGTGGATTGATACTGAAACACCCTAAACCCTAACGCAAAAATCATCAAAGCTCCAGCCTCAGAAGGAAAACAAGACGCAGTGGTCGGGTAGCTAGTCTAACTGCTTGAAATCTGATTCCTTTTACCTTTTCTATTTACTCAAAACGTGTCTACCACTCCCTTCAGGTTAAAACAAACACTAAAGTTGGATTCTGTATAAAACTGGAGTGATCAGTTGTCTGGCCAACTCTATACGAAATTGTGATTTTGatgatttaacataacttcctatTATAACTTTATAATTACGTTTTTTTCTCACTACGTTAAATGTAGATATATCAAATGTCAAATTAGAGAAAAGACACAAACGGAAACTACACACATTCTTTGGAAGAGAAAACTGACAACAGCGCCATTCAGCGACTGGCGAGAGCCATTCAGTTGACAAACCATGGGGACTGATTTACAGTGGGATTCTGTTCAGCAAAGCATTTTAATGCGAACTTCCGCCGGTAGTGATAAAAAATGTTCAGGTTATTCAATGGTGCCGTATAAGCAACGGTTGCAGAGTGTGGAAAAATTAATTGCCCTAAAATCCTTTTTGAGGGAATATTTGTATCAAAGGGTTCGCATTACTAACCGTTCGAACCACCCCTCGTTAGATGCATTATTTACCAGAG from Heptranchias perlo isolate sHepPer1 chromosome 5, sHepPer1.hap1, whole genome shotgun sequence encodes the following:
- the alkal2b gene encoding ALK and LTK ligand 2b, whose product is MNGLRSPLFFGLVLLIITAGYCKERTDFTELQDSKTLLNLMLEIINQLQKHHEEETNDVNYFPQRVASTFDSQELPDYDVDHKEERVEIVPRDLRKMKDKFLKHLTGPLYFSPRCNKHFHRVYHNTRDCTIPAYYKRCARLLTRLAVSPMCVKG